In the Hordeum vulgare subsp. vulgare chromosome 7H, MorexV3_pseudomolecules_assembly, whole genome shotgun sequence genome, one interval contains:
- the LOC123408060 gene encoding uncharacterized protein LOC123408060, producing the protein MAADPPLGPDPAAIGGSERTAVITSFRPLLPSARITSSHYGFSGGVDLVAGGLLLMLATEMNILGDGGAACEILLPNKAVVASSTLCRWIPSSPTRPPSDPLLCDKATIGSPPLRDGHGEHPSGRVRLDISRLTLAESSRLDSTNYSNQLVDLDHHRVIPRVGLRVGGHFPAVCQPLSASVVAWESIVRSRMEAAVQSGMKASVPSRAEQPLSVGLCSRDGASPRRGVSPVMSAGRCAGHRRDCHRQHAFPHKRCGTDNGCTLVSL; encoded by the coding sequence ATGGCGGCCGATCCTCCCCTCGGCCCAGATCCAGCGGCAATCGGCGGCTCCGAGCGCACAGCCGTGATCACCTccttccgccccctcctcccctcggccCGCATCACTTCCTCCCACTACGGTTTcagtggtggggtggacctcgtcgccggcggccTCCTGCTCATGCTCGCAACCGAGATGAACATCCTCGGCGATGGTGGTGCCGCGTGTGAGATCCTCCTCCCTAACAAGGCCGTCGTTGCATCATCTACTCTCTGCCGCTGGATCCCCTCCTCTCCGACAAGGCCACCATCGGATCCTCTCCTCTGCGACAAGGCCACCATCGGATCCCCTCCTCTCAGAGATGGCCATGGTGAGCACCCCTCCGGCCGAGTCCGCCTCGACATTTCTAGGCTTACTCTGGCCGAGTCGAGTCGACTCGACTCGACTAATTACTCTAACCAGTTAGTGGATTTAGACCATCATCGTGTGATTCCTAGGGTTGGTCTGCGCGTCGGAGGGCATTTCCCAGCTGTGTGCCAACCATTGTCTGCATCCGTCGTTGCTTGGGAGTCCATCGTGCGCTCCAGGATGGAGGCTGCTGTGCAATCTGGGATGAAGGCTTCCGTTCCATCGAGGGCGGAGCAGCCTCTGTCTGTCGGGCTGTGTAGCCGGGATGGGGCCTCGCCACGTCGTGGTGTGTCGCCGGTGATGAGCGCGGGACGTTGTGCCGGCCATCGACGGGACTGCCACCGGCAGCACGCTTTCCCGCATAAGAGATGCGGCACTGACAATGGCTGCACGCTGGTAAGCTTGTAA